One window of Botrimarina mediterranea genomic DNA carries:
- a CDS encoding lipase family protein, producing MPLPTPQDVKPLAPGAELVAMTRLEGRPVSQLTFLEKSLLFAELSRASYFSRTIAGQLAEDVGFPETRFYDRDGAQAYLFGNETDAVICCRGTEPNEWNDVRADLNAFMDAAETVGRVHRGFKREVDDLWPRLEKALVSNERVLWFAGHSLGGAMTAICAGRCYLSHIKSSPEAVFTFGSPRVGNQRYINHVKLNYYRWVNNNDIVPRVPPMWLGYRHGGVEVYANRRGRVSGVRGILRVRDRWWGFWRTLTKGRIDHFADHLMGEYLWVIDKALDQERAGLHAPALERLLKKIGCPSVVEQHPPEAPHFVTMREGETDDVTEVVEVTETK from the coding sequence GTGCCGCTCCCAACGCCCCAGGACGTCAAGCCACTTGCGCCCGGCGCCGAGCTGGTCGCGATGACGCGGCTCGAGGGGCGGCCCGTCTCGCAGCTCACCTTTCTCGAGAAGTCGCTCCTCTTCGCCGAGCTTTCGCGTGCGAGCTACTTCAGCCGCACGATCGCCGGGCAACTCGCCGAGGACGTCGGCTTTCCCGAAACGCGGTTCTACGACCGTGACGGCGCGCAGGCATATTTGTTCGGCAACGAGACCGACGCGGTCATCTGCTGCCGCGGCACCGAACCCAACGAGTGGAACGACGTCCGCGCCGACCTCAACGCCTTCATGGACGCCGCCGAAACGGTGGGCCGCGTCCACCGCGGCTTCAAGCGCGAGGTGGACGACCTCTGGCCGCGACTCGAGAAGGCGCTGGTGAGCAACGAACGCGTCCTCTGGTTCGCCGGCCACTCGCTCGGCGGCGCGATGACCGCCATCTGCGCGGGGCGCTGCTACCTGTCGCACATCAAGAGCTCGCCCGAGGCGGTCTTCACGTTCGGCTCGCCGCGCGTCGGCAACCAGCGTTACATCAACCACGTGAAACTCAACTACTACCGCTGGGTCAACAACAACGACATCGTCCCGCGCGTGCCGCCAATGTGGCTCGGCTACCGTCACGGCGGCGTCGAGGTCTACGCCAATCGCCGCGGGCGGGTGTCGGGCGTGCGAGGCATCTTGCGGGTCCGCGACCGCTGGTGGGGTTTCTGGCGGACGCTCACCAAGGGCCGCATCGACCACTTTGCCGACCACCTGATGGGCGAGTACCTGTGGGTGATCGACAAAGCGCTCGACCAAGAACGCGCCGGCCTCCACGCCCCAGCGCTGGAGCGCCTCTTGAAGAAGATCGGCTGCCCCTCGGTAGTCGAACAACACCCACCCGAGGCGCCACACTTTGTAACGATGCGTGAGGGGGAAACGGACGACGTTACGGAGGTGGTGGAGGTGACGGAGACAAAGTGA
- a CDS encoding CehA/McbA family metallohydrolase domain-containing protein — translation MLLFDRSYRLGWLAAAAFALACADASARRPDGQLELSVVDAKSGQPVAARLHLRDARDNAVSPARGVDPWGAAPLGDYVYVDGETLLGLRRGVYRFDLDAGPEFRTQHGHFEIVRHAEDSKRVEMTRFADLADEGWAAADLATCRPVADLPLLHRAEQLAYTPTVSAAWDGKAWAPPELAERRRRDKVSPGASALWDDARGVVWLIDPDESRTLEALPQPGESSVAFLNEAQERGWRVVASITSRELPLWIAHDVVDAVVVIDGWAESPAGKEAAKRGRQGDGLRYPGAQGPGRWRRVLYESLLDAGVHLPAVAVSGSGLNTAPIGAARVYAYTDGDASPGAWWDAADRMATVVTNGPLLRPFVEGAPPGETFLLVNGKRSLTIGLNLATRTKIDYVEIVKNGATVHNIRIAELAASGGKLPSIEFDAPGWLAIVAVAESPDHYEMAMSAPWFVEGKGGGRADSEDRTQWLNALKEAQAEFGASDAKAYAEAEAFWKAPEGR, via the coding sequence ATGCTCCTGTTTGACCGAAGTTACCGATTGGGCTGGCTCGCCGCGGCGGCGTTCGCGCTCGCCTGTGCCGACGCCTCGGCCCGCCGGCCCGACGGGCAGCTTGAGCTGTCCGTCGTCGACGCCAAGAGCGGCCAACCGGTCGCCGCCCGGCTCCACCTCCGCGACGCCCGTGACAACGCGGTCTCGCCCGCCCGTGGGGTCGATCCCTGGGGCGCCGCTCCGTTGGGCGATTACGTCTACGTCGATGGCGAGACGCTGCTCGGCCTGCGGCGCGGCGTCTACCGGTTCGACCTCGACGCCGGGCCGGAGTTCCGTACGCAGCACGGCCACTTCGAGATCGTCCGCCATGCGGAAGATTCCAAGCGGGTCGAGATGACGCGTTTCGCGGACCTCGCCGACGAGGGCTGGGCCGCGGCGGACCTCGCCACGTGCCGCCCCGTCGCCGACCTGCCGCTGCTTCACCGCGCCGAGCAACTCGCCTACACGCCAACGGTCAGCGCCGCTTGGGACGGCAAGGCGTGGGCGCCGCCCGAACTCGCCGAACGTCGCCGTCGCGACAAAGTCTCGCCCGGAGCCAGCGCGCTGTGGGACGACGCGCGCGGCGTCGTGTGGCTGATCGATCCGGACGAGTCGCGCACGCTCGAAGCGTTGCCGCAACCCGGCGAGTCGTCTGTCGCGTTCTTGAACGAAGCGCAAGAGCGCGGGTGGCGGGTGGTCGCGTCAATCACCAGCCGTGAGCTACCGCTGTGGATCGCGCACGATGTCGTTGACGCGGTTGTTGTCATCGACGGCTGGGCCGAGTCGCCGGCCGGCAAGGAAGCCGCCAAGCGTGGCCGCCAAGGGGACGGGCTCCGCTACCCCGGCGCGCAGGGGCCGGGTCGTTGGCGGCGCGTGCTTTACGAATCACTCCTCGACGCCGGTGTTCATTTGCCCGCCGTCGCGGTCAGCGGCTCGGGCCTCAACACGGCGCCGATCGGCGCCGCGCGCGTCTACGCTTACACCGACGGCGACGCGTCGCCCGGAGCGTGGTGGGACGCCGCTGACCGCATGGCGACGGTCGTGACCAACGGCCCGCTGCTGCGGCCCTTCGTCGAAGGCGCGCCGCCCGGCGAGACGTTCCTGCTTGTCAATGGAAAGCGCTCGCTGACGATCGGACTCAACCTCGCCACGCGCACGAAGATCGACTACGTCGAGATCGTCAAGAACGGCGCGACCGTCCACAACATCCGCATCGCCGAGCTCGCCGCCTCGGGAGGTAAACTCCCCAGCATCGAGTTCGACGCCCCGGGCTGGCTCGCGATCGTCGCGGTCGCCGAATCGCCCGACCACTACGAGATGGCGATGTCCGCGCCGTGGTTCGTCGAAGGCAAGGGCGGCGGACGAGCCGACAGCGAAGACCGCACGCAGTGGCTGAACGCTCTAAAGGAAGCGCAGGCTGAGTTCGGCGCGAGCGACGCCAAGGCCTATGCCGAAGCGGAAGCGTTCTGGAAAGCCCCGGAGGGGCGATAG
- a CDS encoding DnaJ C-terminal domain-containing protein: MPTTSDSRKRSMADDYYKVLGLPRGAGEEEIRKAYRDLARKHHPDRNPDNPEAKKKFQEVQRAFEVLNDPKKREQYDRFGADFEAAGGPFRGGGGGQRYPGGGFPGGGPGGGQTVDFDLNDLFGGGGAGAGGFADLFKQFGGGAPGGRARRGAAQPPTRGDDIEHEITVPFATAVTGGEAAITVARGGGKQETLTVKIPAGIDDGKKIRLRGQGNPDPSGGSAGDILLTIRVASHPIFRRNGRRLDVTVPITLAEAAEGAKVDLPTPKGTITLTIPPGTSSGKRLRVKGHGVDPRGENPGDLYAEVQIVLPEGLSAEDRGLLASVSSRYTQQPRRELRW, from the coding sequence ATGCCCACCACCAGCGACAGCCGCAAAAGATCGATGGCAGACGACTACTACAAAGTGCTCGGCCTTCCCCGCGGGGCAGGCGAAGAGGAGATACGCAAGGCGTATCGAGACCTCGCGCGGAAGCACCACCCGGACCGCAACCCGGACAACCCGGAAGCCAAGAAGAAGTTCCAGGAAGTGCAGCGGGCGTTCGAGGTCCTCAACGACCCGAAGAAGCGCGAGCAGTACGACCGGTTCGGCGCCGACTTCGAGGCGGCAGGCGGGCCATTCCGCGGCGGCGGTGGTGGGCAGCGCTATCCCGGCGGCGGCTTTCCCGGTGGAGGGCCCGGCGGCGGACAGACCGTCGATTTCGACCTCAACGACCTGTTCGGCGGCGGCGGGGCAGGGGCCGGCGGCTTCGCCGACCTCTTCAAGCAGTTCGGCGGCGGAGCGCCGGGCGGCCGCGCCCGACGGGGCGCCGCTCAGCCGCCAACGCGCGGCGACGATATCGAGCACGAGATCACCGTCCCCTTCGCGACGGCCGTCACCGGTGGCGAGGCGGCGATCACGGTCGCCCGCGGCGGCGGCAAGCAAGAGACGCTGACCGTCAAAATCCCCGCCGGCATCGACGACGGCAAGAAGATCCGCCTCCGTGGACAGGGAAACCCCGACCCCAGCGGCGGTTCCGCCGGCGACATCCTGCTGACGATCCGGGTCGCGAGCCACCCGATCTTCCGCCGCAATGGCCGGCGGCTCGACGTCACGGTGCCGATCACGCTCGCCGAGGCCGCCGAGGGCGCCAAGGTCGATCTCCCCACCCCCAAGGGGACAATCACCCTCACCATCCCGCCGGGAACCTCTAGTGGAAAACGCCTGCGGGTGAAGGGCCACGGCGTCGATCCCCGCGGCGAAAACCCCGGCGATTTGTACGCCGAGGTCCAGATTGTCCTCCCCGAGGGGCTCAGTGCGGAGGACCGGGGTCTGCTAGCATCGGTCTCGAGTCGCTATACTCAGCAGCCCCGGCGTGAGCTGCGCTGGTGA
- the rnpA gene encoding ribonuclease P protein component, with product MSDAKRYSFPKELRLRTGAEFDAVFKAKVSAGDGVLVIHARPNGLGHARLGLAVSRKVGGAVRRNRWKRCLREAFRLSQHDLPALDFVCLPRLRDKPTLAVVDAALRGLARRLEKKAAKQAQPSEGRS from the coding sequence TTGTCTGACGCGAAGCGATACTCGTTCCCCAAAGAGCTCCGCTTGCGCACCGGCGCCGAGTTCGACGCCGTCTTCAAGGCGAAGGTCTCCGCGGGCGATGGCGTGCTTGTCATCCACGCCCGCCCGAACGGGCTCGGGCACGCGCGTCTCGGCCTCGCGGTATCGCGCAAGGTAGGCGGCGCCGTGCGACGCAACCGCTGGAAACGCTGCCTCCGCGAAGCCTTCCGGCTATCGCAGCACGACCTGCCGGCGCTCGACTTCGTGTGCCTGCCCCGACTCCGGGACAAGCCGACGCTAGCGGTTGTCGACGCCGCGCTGCGGGGACTAGCGCGTCGGCTCGAGAAGAAAGCCGCCAAGCAGGCGCAGCCGTCCGAGGGCCGCTCGTGA
- the yidD gene encoding membrane protein insertion efficiency factor YidD, producing MFLLAAARDLTSLALVLAVRCYQRLISPWLPNACRYQPTCSEYAVLAVRRYGPLRGMWKTAGRISRCHPWGRGGYDPP from the coding sequence ATGTTCCTACTCGCCGCGGCCCGCGACCTCACGTCGCTCGCGCTGGTGCTGGCGGTGCGGTGCTACCAGCGACTGATAAGCCCCTGGCTCCCAAACGCGTGCCGCTATCAGCCGACGTGCAGCGAGTACGCGGTGCTAGCGGTGCGGCGCTACGGCCCGTTGCGGGGGATGTGGAAGACCGCGGGACGGATTTCGCGATGCCATCCTTGGGGACGGGGGGGATACGACCCGCCGTAG
- a CDS encoding flagellar basal body P-ring protein FlgI, whose product MRPRCYRTSHWLFVATLAVTTGCASSLFRDRTPEAALEEVTESGTPLVADYAHPYGLNYVKVEAVALVTGLHGTGEDPPQTPQRATMLDEMARRQIEKPNEVLASPDTAIVLLRGFLPPGVQKGDQFDLEVHSPSRSKTTSLRGGRVLEARLTELAVMGQQIHAGHVLAKGEGPILVDPSADGERDIAASTRGRILGGGVAIKSRPLGLVLAQNHQSFRKSIAVAKAISYRFQSYEGGQKIGVAEAKTPEFIELKLHPRYKDNIGRFVRVVRSVAVNETPTELQERLVLLEKQLLDPLTAANAALRLEAIGDELAIAKLQEGVKSQDAEVRFYSAEALAYLDKTDGVQALVDAASEEPAFRAHALAALSAMDDVTAYEGLRSLLNSQSAETRYGAFRALWAMNPSDPMIRGERLGGQFGYHALNTDGPPMVHATRSGRPEIVLFGADQKFKLPLVLDAGNDILVNGLSGNEITVSRFRADSPDRRRTVTTAIDDVIRAIVEVGGEYPDVVQALQQAKRDGALPGRFDVDAIPRSGREYDPDNEVAGESDPDNENADEEPAAGASMDADYRVGTPLPDLFSNKK is encoded by the coding sequence ATGAGGCCTCGCTGCTATCGGACTTCTCATTGGCTGTTCGTCGCCACCTTGGCGGTGACGACCGGCTGCGCCTCATCGCTATTCCGCGACCGCACGCCCGAGGCGGCGCTGGAAGAGGTCACCGAGAGCGGCACGCCGCTGGTGGCCGACTACGCGCATCCGTACGGTCTGAACTATGTGAAGGTCGAGGCGGTTGCGCTCGTCACGGGCCTGCATGGTACGGGCGAAGACCCGCCGCAGACCCCGCAGCGCGCCACGATGCTTGACGAGATGGCGCGGCGGCAGATCGAGAAGCCCAACGAGGTGCTCGCTTCGCCCGACACGGCGATCGTGCTGCTGCGAGGCTTCTTGCCGCCGGGCGTTCAGAAGGGCGACCAATTCGACCTCGAAGTCCATTCGCCGAGCCGCAGCAAGACGACAAGTCTCCGCGGCGGCCGGGTGCTCGAAGCCCGCCTCACCGAGCTGGCGGTGATGGGACAGCAGATCCACGCTGGCCACGTCCTCGCTAAGGGCGAAGGGCCGATCCTGGTCGATCCCTCGGCCGATGGCGAACGCGACATCGCCGCCTCGACCCGGGGACGCATCCTCGGGGGCGGCGTCGCGATCAAGTCGCGTCCGCTGGGCTTGGTGCTCGCGCAGAACCACCAATCGTTCCGTAAATCGATCGCGGTCGCCAAGGCGATCAGCTACCGCTTCCAATCCTACGAAGGCGGTCAGAAAATAGGTGTCGCCGAAGCCAAGACCCCCGAGTTCATCGAGCTGAAGCTCCACCCGCGTTACAAAGACAACATCGGTCGATTCGTGCGGGTGGTGCGGAGCGTCGCGGTGAACGAAACACCGACTGAACTCCAAGAACGGCTGGTCCTGCTCGAGAAGCAACTCCTCGACCCGCTGACCGCCGCCAACGCTGCGCTGCGTCTCGAAGCAATCGGCGACGAGTTGGCGATCGCTAAGCTCCAAGAGGGCGTCAAGTCGCAAGACGCCGAGGTGCGTTTCTACTCGGCCGAGGCCCTGGCGTACCTCGACAAGACCGACGGTGTCCAGGCTTTGGTGGACGCGGCCAGCGAGGAGCCGGCGTTCCGCGCCCACGCCCTCGCCGCGCTCAGCGCGATGGACGACGTCACCGCCTACGAGGGCTTGCGCTCGTTGCTCAACAGCCAGAGCGCCGAGACCCGCTACGGCGCCTTCCGCGCCTTGTGGGCGATGAACCCCAGTGACCCGATGATCCGCGGCGAGCGGCTCGGCGGCCAGTTTGGCTACCACGCCCTCAATACCGACGGCCCGCCGATGGTGCACGCCACGCGCAGCGGCCGGCCGGAGATTGTGCTCTTCGGCGCCGACCAGAAGTTCAAGCTCCCGCTGGTGCTCGACGCGGGCAACGACATTCTCGTCAACGGCCTGTCGGGCAACGAGATCACGGTCAGCCGATTCCGCGCCGACTCGCCCGACCGGCGCCGCACGGTTACGACAGCGATCGACGACGTGATCCGCGCGATCGTCGAAGTTGGCGGCGAGTACCCCGACGTCGTGCAAGCCCTTCAGCAAGCCAAACGCGACGGTGCGTTGCCGGGCCGCTTCGACGTCGACGCGATCCCCCGTTCGGGCCGCGAGTACGACCCGGACAACGAAGTCGCGGGCGAGTCCGACCCCGACAACGAAAACGCCGACGAAGAACCCGCCGCCGGCGCGTCGATGGACGCCGACTACCGCGTCGGCACGCCGCTACCGGATCTGTTCTCGAACAAGAAGTGA
- the smc gene encoding chromosome segregation protein SMC, protein MLKSLELVGFKSFAEKTRLEFPAGVTVVVGPNGSGKSNVVDAVKWVLGSQSPRSLRGAEMTDVIFNGSESRGPLNSAEVTLAFDNRPGEEGGRRLFDLDEEEIRLTRRVHRSGEGEYLVNGRLCRLKDFRELLAGTGVGADSYSIIEQGRVDAALRASPLERRLLLEEAAGISRFRLKKREAAKRLERVEQNLLRLSDIVDEVEGRLRRVRSQAGKARRYREASLRLKEARTELAAADWRQLTDERRRLDAERQSLAERIEASQAEIAEQEERLARLQDDAATDDRSERVLADARKRIAKHEKAQAIARNELTRIDKQLSDTRSAWLEARREELAAAVENPARAALTAAEETAAEYTTSLREVEARVIAATGRLQEAAQLHAKQQQSRDRLAAVLRRSDDRLANLTRRSASIAATLAELQTQLAAGRGLVDDSASALAMATEERDSCADALLAIDNTIAETQRELAQLRRTLIDRQRDAAAARERLVGLRHRFETLVEEQRRIERLNDDVGGLVHRAAATGKAAPQVYGLVADLIHVEEDFVAMVEAALGARAEHVVIDSREALLEALGEGRTSETLTTRAGFQSLEASASLTAIDQIDLKGEPGVLGRAADFIEVEPRYAPLVRRLFARTWFVDTLATAKRLAGSVGKGLNFVTLDGETLGADDSLVCGPNDTAMRVLTRREDGVALQRQIASAEQSVQSAEADAKAADQRIADAESGLVTQQASANELRAQLAAAAQRAATLEERRRQADAGAERLVTQLAASNAEANRVEARVASLTWRRDAIAEHAHREAEPATDAAAAVRAAEAEIAAQRARSKELAAAAAKHNELLASLRVEARRSGGADAGLSDKVDRLAADLQSLVVERQQPELAALRATSQLAVLFIEAAAAAHELAQSRAARRAGERIRVEVASAVAQARAEADALARRLGEVDLRRQRIDMESKSLAQRLRDDYGVDVAAAAAKEGETLGQAQRQALREEIEALRQEVQSVGPVNLESLEELDELENRFAQLSGQYQDLSQAKQSLARLTARINTDSRELFQTTYETVREHFRELFTRLFGGGEADLLMVEPTGAAEGDDALEGGVEIVACPPGKELRSLSLLSGGEKTMTCVALLLALFRSRPSPFCLLDEVDAALDEANVGRFSGVLKDFLGSTQFVVITHSKRTMSGADTIYGITMQESGVSKQVSVRFEDVSEDGHINLRRREAEATPLRRAA, encoded by the coding sequence ATGCTCAAGTCGCTCGAACTCGTCGGCTTCAAGAGCTTCGCGGAGAAGACGCGTCTTGAGTTTCCTGCTGGCGTGACGGTCGTCGTCGGGCCGAATGGGTCGGGCAAGTCGAACGTCGTCGATGCGGTGAAGTGGGTGCTGGGGTCGCAGAGCCCCCGCAGCCTCCGCGGCGCCGAGATGACGGACGTCATCTTCAACGGCTCCGAGTCGCGCGGCCCGCTCAACTCGGCCGAGGTGACGCTAGCGTTCGACAACCGACCCGGTGAAGAGGGCGGGCGGCGGCTGTTCGACCTCGACGAAGAAGAGATCCGCCTCACCCGCCGCGTACATCGCAGCGGCGAGGGCGAGTACCTCGTCAACGGCCGCTTGTGCCGGCTCAAGGATTTCCGCGAATTGCTCGCCGGGACCGGCGTCGGCGCCGATTCTTACAGCATCATCGAGCAGGGTCGCGTCGATGCGGCGCTGCGAGCCTCGCCGCTTGAGCGGCGGCTGCTACTGGAAGAGGCGGCGGGTATCAGCCGCTTCCGTCTCAAAAAACGCGAAGCCGCCAAACGGCTGGAGCGTGTCGAGCAGAACCTGCTGCGCCTCTCCGACATCGTCGACGAGGTCGAGGGCCGGCTGCGGCGTGTGCGCTCACAAGCGGGCAAAGCGCGGCGCTACCGTGAGGCGTCGTTGCGGCTCAAAGAAGCCCGCACCGAACTCGCCGCCGCCGATTGGCGCCAGCTCACCGACGAGCGGCGTCGCCTCGACGCCGAACGCCAGTCGCTCGCCGAGCGGATTGAAGCGTCGCAGGCCGAGATCGCCGAGCAGGAAGAGCGCCTTGCGCGCCTACAAGACGACGCCGCGACGGACGACCGCTCCGAGCGCGTGCTCGCCGACGCGCGCAAACGCATCGCCAAGCACGAGAAAGCCCAGGCGATTGCTCGCAATGAGTTGACGCGGATCGACAAACAGCTGTCCGACACCCGCTCCGCGTGGCTCGAGGCCCGGCGAGAAGAGCTCGCCGCGGCGGTGGAGAACCCCGCGCGGGCTGCGCTCACCGCCGCCGAAGAGACCGCCGCGGAATACACCACGTCGCTGCGGGAGGTCGAGGCCCGTGTCATCGCGGCGACCGGCCGGCTTCAAGAAGCCGCCCAGTTGCACGCCAAACAGCAACAGTCACGCGACCGCCTCGCGGCGGTGCTGCGTCGTTCGGACGATCGGCTGGCGAACTTGACGCGGCGAAGCGCCTCCATTGCGGCGACGCTCGCCGAGTTGCAGACGCAGCTCGCGGCCGGGCGTGGTTTGGTGGACGACTCCGCCTCGGCGCTCGCCATGGCGACCGAAGAGCGAGACAGCTGCGCCGATGCGCTGCTGGCGATCGACAACACCATCGCCGAAACGCAGCGTGAGCTGGCGCAGCTCCGTCGCACGCTCATCGATCGCCAGCGCGACGCGGCGGCGGCGCGCGAACGGCTCGTCGGATTGCGGCATCGCTTCGAGACGCTCGTCGAAGAGCAGCGGCGTATCGAACGGCTCAACGACGACGTGGGCGGTCTGGTCCATCGGGCCGCCGCGACCGGCAAAGCGGCGCCGCAGGTCTACGGTTTGGTCGCCGACCTGATCCACGTTGAAGAAGACTTTGTGGCGATGGTCGAGGCGGCCCTCGGCGCCCGGGCCGAGCACGTCGTCATCGACTCGCGCGAGGCGTTGCTCGAAGCGCTAGGCGAGGGCCGCACCTCCGAGACGCTCACCACTCGCGCGGGCTTCCAATCGCTCGAGGCGTCGGCGTCGCTAACGGCGATCGACCAGATCGACCTCAAGGGCGAACCCGGCGTCCTCGGACGAGCGGCGGACTTCATCGAAGTCGAGCCGCGTTACGCCCCGCTCGTGCGACGGCTGTTTGCCCGCACTTGGTTCGTCGATACGCTCGCGACAGCAAAGCGGCTCGCCGGTTCGGTGGGCAAGGGGCTCAACTTCGTAACTCTCGACGGCGAGACGCTCGGGGCCGACGACTCGCTCGTCTGCGGCCCCAACGACACCGCGATGCGGGTGCTGACCCGCCGCGAGGACGGCGTCGCGTTGCAGCGGCAGATCGCGTCGGCGGAACAGTCCGTGCAGTCGGCCGAAGCCGACGCGAAAGCCGCCGACCAGCGCATCGCCGACGCCGAGTCCGGACTCGTCACGCAGCAGGCGTCGGCGAATGAACTCCGCGCTCAACTCGCCGCCGCGGCGCAGCGGGCCGCCACGCTCGAAGAACGGCGCCGCCAAGCCGACGCCGGCGCCGAGCGCCTCGTAACGCAACTCGCCGCGTCGAACGCCGAAGCGAACCGCGTCGAGGCGCGCGTCGCGAGCCTGACGTGGCGTCGCGACGCCATCGCCGAACACGCCCACCGCGAGGCCGAACCGGCAACCGACGCGGCCGCCGCCGTCCGCGCCGCCGAGGCCGAGATCGCCGCGCAGCGGGCTCGCTCGAAGGAACTCGCGGCCGCCGCCGCCAAGCACAACGAGTTGTTGGCGTCGCTACGCGTCGAGGCCCGCCGCAGCGGCGGCGCCGACGCGGGGCTCAGCGACAAGGTCGATCGCCTCGCGGCCGACCTCCAGTCGCTCGTCGTCGAGCGCCAGCAGCCCGAATTGGCGGCGCTCCGCGCCACCAGCCAGCTCGCCGTGCTCTTTATTGAAGCCGCCGCCGCGGCGCACGAGCTCGCCCAATCCCGCGCCGCTCGTCGCGCCGGTGAACGCATCCGCGTCGAGGTGGCGTCGGCGGTCGCCCAAGCCCGCGCCGAAGCGGACGCCTTAGCGAGGCGTCTCGGCGAAGTCGACCTGCGTCGCCAGCGGATCGACATGGAGTCGAAGTCCCTCGCCCAACGCCTCCGCGACGACTACGGCGTGGACGTGGCGGCAGCCGCGGCCAAGGAAGGGGAAACCCTCGGCCAAGCCCAGCGTCAGGCCCTGCGTGAAGAGATCGAAGCGCTCCGCCAAGAGGTTCAGTCGGTCGGCCCAGTGAACCTCGAGTCGCTGGAGGAACTCGACGAGCTCGAGAACCGTTTCGCTCAGCTCTCCGGCCAGTACCAAGACCTCAGCCAGGCGAAGCAGTCGCTCGCTCGACTTACCGCGCGGATCAACACAGACAGCCGCGAGCTGTTCCAGACAACGTACGAGACGGTCCGCGAGCACTTCCGCGAACTGTTCACGCGCCTCTTCGGTGGCGGCGAGGCGGACCTGTTGATGGTTGAGCCCACCGGCGCCGCCGAGGGGGACGACGCGCTGGAGGGGGGCGTCGAGATCGTCGCCTGCCCGCCCGGCAAGGAACTACGAAGCCTCTCGCTGCTATCGGGCGGCGAGAAGACGATGACGTGCGTCGCGTTGTTGCTAGCACTCTTCCGCAGCCGTCCGTCCCCGTTCTGCCTCTTGGACGAAGTCGACGCCGCGCTCGACGAGGCGAACGTCGGGCGGTTCAGCGGCGTCCTCAAAGACTTCCTCGGCTCGACGCAGTTCGTTGTCATCACGCACAGCAAGCGGACGATGTCGGGCGCCGACACGATCTACGGCATCACGATGCAAGAGTCGGGCGTGTCGAAGCAGGTGTCGGTCCGCTTCGAGGACGTCTCCGAGGACGGCCACATTAATCTCCGCCGGCGGGAAGCCGAAGCCACGCCGCTACGCCGGGCGGCATAG
- a CDS encoding helix-turn-helix domain-containing protein: MKVFTTGQVAKICKVAPRTVSKWFDSGRLKGYRIPGSQDRRIPREYLIKFLKEHGMPLGDLEDEAMAKVLIVAQDQVLIENLKRELPADKSFRTQTAASGFEAGIQAESFHPDCIICDFSIGHVEALQICQNLRRNTDFAETILIALLPDDGSSISFDRSTINETFKKPFDSALLAERLRTLIGAKKELV; the protein is encoded by the coding sequence ATGAAGGTCTTCACGACGGGTCAGGTCGCTAAGATCTGCAAGGTCGCCCCGCGCACCGTCAGCAAATGGTTTGATTCGGGACGTCTCAAGGGATACCGGATCCCCGGTTCCCAGGACCGCCGGATCCCCCGCGAGTACCTGATCAAGTTCCTCAAGGAGCACGGCATGCCCCTTGGCGACCTCGAAGACGAGGCCATGGCCAAGGTCTTGATCGTCGCTCAGGACCAGGTGCTGATCGAGAACCTCAAGCGGGAGCTTCCCGCCGACAAGTCGTTCCGCACGCAGACCGCCGCCAGCGGTTTCGAGGCGGGCATCCAGGCGGAGAGCTTCCACCCGGACTGCATCATCTGCGACTTCTCGATCGGTCATGTCGAGGCGCTGCAGATCTGCCAGAACCTGCGTCGCAACACCGACTTCGCCGAGACGATCCTGATCGCCCTGTTGCCGGACGACGGCTCGAGCATCAGCTTCGACCGTTCGACGATCAACGAGACGTTCAAGAAGCCTTTCGACTCGGCCCTGCTTGCCGAACGGCTTCGCACGCTGATCGGCGCCAAGAAGGAGCTCGTCTGA